One genomic segment of Ferrimonas sp. YFM includes these proteins:
- the fliJ gene encoding flagellar export protein FliJ, which produces MADPKQLAKVLELADRELEAAQLQLRSAQSQANALREQLKSLEAFRMDYVRQAAEKTGDKLAANHYQQYYHFVARLDGAIDQQHQQIQAADQAVGQFQQQWQKIQQKQKALALLIDKEHARRRARADKQEQVELDEFALQQYLRRQS; this is translated from the coding sequence ATGGCGGATCCCAAGCAGCTGGCAAAGGTACTGGAACTGGCGGACAGGGAGCTGGAAGCGGCCCAGTTGCAGCTGCGCAGTGCCCAGTCCCAGGCCAACGCCCTGCGGGAGCAACTTAAGAGCCTGGAAGCCTTTCGCATGGACTATGTGCGTCAGGCGGCGGAGAAGACCGGCGACAAACTGGCGGCCAACCATTACCAGCAGTACTACCACTTTGTTGCCCGCCTCGATGGCGCCATCGATCAGCAGCATCAGCAGATCCAGGCCGCGGATCAGGCGGTGGGCCAGTTCCAGCAGCAGTGGCAGAAGATACAGCAGAAGCAGAAGGCCCTGGCGCTGCTCATCGACAAGGAGCACGCCCGGCGTCGCGCCCGGGCGGACAAACAGGAGCAGGTGGAGCTGGACGAGTTTGCCCTACAGCAGTATCTCCGGCGTCAGTCGTAG
- the fliH gene encoding flagellar assembly protein FliH yields MSQETRVKFNRRLAGQLEASEAEQWELPDVGEEITEPSPLALNISSGEPEPQADEEEAPAPPTLAEIESLREDARQEGYDEGLNQGTQKGLEEGRLKGLEEGHTQGYEQGLEQGLEEGRARIQAQMAQLDALLNQLVAPLQAVDNQVEQELVELTQHLARAVIGCEVKTQSEPLLLALRQAMDALPSRDQKVTIQLCAEDLQLVRDSYGDEELTRRHWQLELEPSLSRGSLKVLTQRSEVAMPLAERIETIFNQFINQPRPAVDEPAYPQFQSVPPQPEVNDAPDQAGPSSEPADTTTQAADAEVDADGATAQESPGHGAA; encoded by the coding sequence ATGAGTCAGGAAACCCGGGTCAAATTCAACCGTCGGCTAGCTGGCCAGTTAGAGGCCAGCGAGGCGGAGCAGTGGGAGCTTCCTGATGTGGGGGAGGAGATCACCGAACCCTCTCCTCTGGCACTGAACATCTCCAGCGGCGAGCCTGAACCCCAGGCCGACGAAGAGGAGGCTCCGGCGCCTCCGACCCTGGCGGAGATCGAATCCCTCCGTGAAGACGCCCGTCAGGAAGGTTATGACGAAGGCCTCAACCAGGGGACCCAGAAGGGTCTGGAAGAGGGTCGTCTCAAGGGCCTGGAAGAGGGCCACACCCAAGGTTATGAACAGGGCCTGGAGCAGGGTCTGGAGGAGGGCAGGGCCCGCATCCAGGCTCAGATGGCCCAGCTCGATGCCCTGCTGAACCAACTGGTGGCGCCCCTGCAGGCGGTGGACAACCAGGTGGAACAGGAGCTGGTGGAACTGACCCAGCATCTGGCCCGGGCGGTGATCGGCTGTGAGGTGAAAACTCAGTCGGAACCGCTGCTGCTGGCCCTGCGTCAGGCGATGGATGCCCTGCCCAGCCGGGATCAGAAGGTCACCATCCAGCTGTGCGCCGAGGATCTTCAGTTGGTGCGCGACAGCTACGGCGATGAGGAGCTGACGCGCCGCCACTGGCAGCTTGAGCTGGAGCCTAGCCTCAGCCGGGGCAGCCTCAAGGTGCTGACCCAACGCTCCGAGGTGGCCATGCCCCTGGCGGAGCGCATCGAGACCATCTTCAATCAGTTTATCAATCAGCCTCGTCCCGCGGTGGATGAGCCTGCCTATCCCCAGTTCCAGAGTGTGCCGCCTCAGCCCGAGGTGAACGATGCGCCGGACCAAGCCGGCCCGTCTTCAGAACCGGCGGACACCACCACTCAGGCTGCCGACGCCGAGGTTGACGCCGACGGCGCCACTGCCCAGGAGAGCCCGGGTCATGGAGCAGCGTAG
- a CDS encoding flagellar hook-length control protein FliK, with translation MEARLQVTQTPSVLSTAPTSKGSSDDGFEAALANATEAGQSPLSQPQATDEQPDEISGASQEVSEAENAEAPAGSSEAKGAADAQVTPQGEEQQQTQAEGKGPLLTQVVPTEDAGDEQAAASEPRDPFAAIEPKVATQADPERQQSAPGNTQGSGVPAPEEVEPGTLTAATETEQVAAKAAQAGGEGKQPPMDRVDPIKGHPTADSEHPKAEAPGQGVAAQAKPRRGASEQGLESRSGIAAVASVKSDAAPSVEPEGEGLQDKVAEHKAVGQLPAEKPVDTKAEGQPDQAKTEASPFAVLKQSDGELVEGEELAAASDSPRAVTKKALAEALGAQPGGKPETPQAADGKDSPKTGAKEGPRALSGSELLAQLQGSREVQSKLEGEPQPQKLDAATRQAQGDTGAMSQAPVSQKLAGEKLDPELAKEVNALQGAQAKAESGLRTAQGTAEMTLQPQLPEAVPVAATTEQGEGLELDTAHRLQHGRTPEAARPAQAEAQQAALRQPVAAERMAPELRERMMMMINSRTNQAEIRLDPPELGALQIKIQMNGDQAQVQLHTQQAQTREMVEQALPRLREMLAQQGITLADTQVSHGGSGQAGAQEGDGSGDGSGSGADGMVEASDEALVTVQQMTGRNADGGIDYYA, from the coding sequence ATGGAAGCTCGACTGCAGGTCACACAGACCCCCTCGGTGCTCAGCACCGCCCCCACCTCAAAGGGTTCGTCCGACGACGGCTTCGAGGCGGCGCTGGCCAATGCGACAGAAGCCGGTCAAAGCCCGCTGTCGCAGCCCCAGGCGACAGACGAGCAACCCGATGAAATATCAGGTGCTTCGCAGGAAGTTTCCGAAGCGGAAAACGCAGAGGCGCCTGCCGGGTCCTCTGAGGCAAAGGGCGCGGCTGATGCCCAGGTGACGCCTCAGGGTGAAGAGCAACAGCAGACTCAGGCTGAAGGGAAGGGGCCTCTCCTTACTCAGGTGGTGCCGACCGAAGACGCAGGTGACGAGCAGGCCGCAGCATCTGAGCCGCGGGATCCCTTTGCCGCCATCGAGCCCAAGGTGGCAACCCAGGCTGACCCGGAGCGGCAACAATCTGCCCCCGGCAACACCCAGGGGAGTGGGGTGCCAGCGCCTGAGGAGGTTGAGCCGGGCACACTGACCGCCGCCACCGAAACCGAACAGGTGGCCGCCAAGGCCGCTCAAGCTGGTGGTGAGGGGAAACAGCCTCCCATGGACAGGGTGGACCCCATTAAGGGGCACCCAACCGCCGACAGCGAACATCCGAAGGCGGAAGCCCCAGGTCAGGGCGTTGCCGCCCAGGCCAAACCCAGAAGAGGCGCGTCTGAACAGGGTTTGGAAAGCCGTTCCGGCATCGCCGCGGTCGCTTCCGTCAAATCGGACGCTGCCCCCTCGGTAGAACCGGAAGGAGAGGGGCTTCAGGATAAGGTTGCCGAACACAAAGCCGTGGGGCAGTTGCCTGCAGAGAAACCGGTGGACACCAAGGCCGAGGGTCAACCTGACCAGGCTAAGACCGAGGCTTCGCCCTTCGCTGTGCTCAAGCAAAGTGACGGCGAACTGGTCGAGGGCGAAGAGCTGGCCGCGGCCAGCGACAGCCCAAGGGCGGTGACCAAAAAGGCGCTGGCCGAGGCCCTGGGGGCTCAGCCAGGCGGCAAACCGGAAACGCCTCAAGCGGCGGATGGCAAGGACTCCCCCAAGACCGGGGCTAAAGAGGGGCCCAGGGCGCTCTCAGGCAGTGAGCTGCTGGCCCAGCTGCAAGGCAGCCGCGAGGTTCAGAGCAAGCTCGAGGGAGAGCCCCAGCCTCAGAAGCTGGACGCGGCCACCCGCCAGGCCCAGGGTGATACCGGCGCCATGAGTCAGGCCCCTGTCAGTCAGAAGCTGGCCGGGGAGAAACTGGACCCAGAGCTGGCCAAAGAGGTCAATGCCCTGCAGGGGGCTCAGGCCAAAGCCGAATCTGGGCTGCGCACCGCCCAGGGCACCGCAGAGATGACGCTGCAGCCTCAATTGCCGGAGGCCGTGCCTGTGGCGGCCACCACAGAGCAGGGTGAGGGGCTGGAGCTGGACACCGCCCATCGACTCCAGCATGGCAGAACCCCAGAGGCGGCCAGACCCGCCCAGGCTGAGGCTCAGCAGGCCGCCCTGCGACAGCCGGTCGCCGCAGAGCGGATGGCGCCAGAGCTGCGTGAGCGGATGATGATGATGATCAACAGCCGCACCAACCAGGCGGAGATTCGCCTGGATCCGCCGGAGCTGGGTGCCCTGCAGATCAAGATTCAGATGAACGGCGACCAGGCTCAGGTGCAACTGCATACCCAGCAGGCCCAGACCCGGGAGATGGTGGAGCAGGCATTGCCCCGTCTCAGGGAGATGCTGGCTCAGCAAGGCATCACCCTGGCCGACACCCAGGTCAGCCATGGCGGCAGCGGCCAGGCCGGTGCCCAGGAGGGCGACGGCAGCGGTGACGGTTCAGGCTCCGGCGCAGACGGCATGGTGGAAGCCAGTGATGAGGCCCTGGTCACTGTCCAGCAAATGACCGGCCGCAACGCCGATGGCGGTATCGATTATTACGCATAA
- the fliI gene encoding flagellar protein export ATPase FliI: protein MEQRSQRLTQRLKAWHYNVASNKPVASGQLLRVVGLTLEAVGCRAPVGSLCSIDTLSGEILAEVVGFDDQLLYLMPIEEMKGVLPGAKVTPIGGRRGLAVGDALLGRVIDGNGEPIDGLGPLKTRHRAAHSAPLLNPMARRAISQPIDTGVRTINALLTVGQGQRMGLFAGSGVGKSVLLGMMTRGTNADVIVVGLVGERGREVKEFIEEILGPEGRARSVVVAAPADNSPMMRLRACETATRIAEYFRDCGKNTLLLMDSLTRYAQAQREIALAIGEPPATKGYPPSVFAKLPKLVERAGNGGPGQGSITAFYTVLTEGDDQQDPIADASRAILDGHIVLSRQLAESGHYPAIDIEASISRVMPMVTEQLHQTAAQMIKQLWSAYRQNQDLIAIGAYSQGSDPKVDKAIAMQPAFNAFLRQEMRRPANYTESLEQLARLAANCKY, encoded by the coding sequence ATGGAGCAGCGTAGTCAACGACTCACCCAGCGGCTGAAGGCCTGGCACTACAATGTAGCCAGCAACAAGCCGGTGGCCTCAGGCCAGCTGCTGCGGGTGGTGGGCCTGACCCTGGAGGCCGTAGGCTGCCGCGCCCCTGTGGGCTCCCTCTGCTCCATCGATACCCTCTCCGGTGAGATCCTCGCCGAAGTGGTGGGTTTCGACGACCAACTGCTCTACCTGATGCCCATCGAAGAGATGAAGGGGGTGCTGCCCGGTGCCAAGGTCACCCCCATCGGTGGCCGTCGCGGTCTGGCCGTTGGCGATGCCCTGCTGGGCCGGGTCATCGACGGCAATGGTGAGCCCATCGATGGTCTGGGTCCCTTAAAGACCCGCCACCGCGCCGCCCACAGTGCTCCTCTGCTCAACCCCATGGCCCGCCGGGCCATCAGTCAGCCCATCGACACCGGGGTGCGCACCATCAATGCCCTGCTGACCGTGGGCCAGGGGCAGCGCATGGGGCTGTTTGCCGGTTCCGGTGTGGGCAAGTCGGTGCTGCTGGGGATGATGACCCGAGGCACCAACGCCGACGTCATTGTGGTGGGCCTGGTGGGTGAACGTGGCCGCGAGGTGAAGGAGTTCATCGAGGAGATCCTCGGCCCCGAAGGCCGGGCCCGCTCCGTGGTGGTGGCCGCCCCGGCGGACAACAGCCCGATGATGCGCCTGCGCGCCTGTGAAACCGCCACCCGCATCGCCGAGTACTTCCGTGACTGTGGCAAGAACACCCTGCTGCTGATGGACTCTTTGACCCGTTACGCCCAGGCGCAGCGGGAGATCGCCCTGGCCATCGGTGAACCACCGGCCACCAAGGGCTACCCGCCCTCGGTGTTCGCCAAACTGCCCAAGCTGGTGGAGCGCGCCGGCAACGGCGGCCCGGGACAGGGCAGCATCACCGCGTTCTATACCGTACTGACCGAGGGTGACGACCAGCAGGATCCCATTGCCGATGCCTCCCGGGCCATTCTCGACGGCCACATCGTTCTCTCCCGACAATTGGCGGAGAGCGGCCACTACCCGGCCATCGACATCGAGGCGTCCATCAGCCGGGTGATGCCCATGGTCACCGAACAGCTGCACCAGACCGCCGCCCAGATGATCAAACAGCTGTGGTCCGCCTACCGTCAGAACCAGGACCTGATCGCCATCGGCGCCTACTCCCAGGGCTCCGACCCCAAGGTGGACAAGGCGATCGCCATGCAGCCGGCCTTCAACGCCTTCCTGCGCCAGGAGATGCGCCGCCCGGCCAACTACACCGAGAGCCTGGAACAGCTGGCCCGGCTTGCGGCCAACTGCAAGTACTAG
- the fliL gene encoding flagellar basal body-associated protein FliL — protein sequence MAEEESLQLEVNEPKKRPKWMMIAIIAGAGVLLAALVAGVVMFLSDDGEEGAEQVEISTPLTPGDALYVGMPRPFLFNLPGEKRSYLVQIKVQIQVRGYSDQEIAKKHIPLIEDSLLSTFSEADAKQLSSREGKEELRTQALINVQTTLQGITGRPVVERVLFTGFVMQ from the coding sequence ATGGCAGAAGAAGAGTCCCTGCAACTGGAAGTGAACGAGCCGAAAAAGCGCCCCAAGTGGATGATGATCGCCATCATCGCCGGTGCCGGCGTCCTGTTGGCCGCCCTGGTGGCGGGTGTGGTGATGTTTCTCAGTGATGACGGTGAAGAGGGTGCCGAGCAGGTGGAGATCAGTACACCGCTGACCCCGGGGGATGCCCTTTACGTGGGGATGCCACGGCCGTTCCTGTTCAATCTGCCCGGCGAGAAGCGCAGCTACCTGGTGCAGATTAAGGTGCAGATCCAGGTTCGCGGCTATTCGGACCAGGAGATTGCCAAGAAGCATATCCCCCTGATCGAGGACTCTCTGCTCTCCACCTTCAGCGAGGCCGATGCCAAGCAACTCTCCTCCCGCGAAGGGAAAGAGGAGCTTCGCACCCAGGCGCTGATCAATGTGCAGACCACCCTTCAGGGAATCACCGGCAGGCCCGTGGTGGAACGTGTCCTGTTTACCGGCTTTGTGATGCAATAA